The following are encoded together in the Arvicanthis niloticus isolate mArvNil1 chromosome 9, mArvNil1.pat.X, whole genome shotgun sequence genome:
- the Fbxl14 gene encoding F-box/LRR-repeat protein 14, translated as METHISCLFPELLAMIFGYLDVRDKGRAAQVCTAWRDAAYHKSVWRGVEAKLHLRRANPSLFPSLQARGIRRVQILSLRRSLSYVIQGMANIESLNLSGCYNLTDNGLGHAFVQEIGSLRALNLSLCKQITDSSLGRIAQYLKGLEVLELGGCSNITNTGLLLIAWGLQRLKSLNLRSCRHLSDVGIGHLAGMTRSAAEGCLGLEQLTLQDCQKLTDLSLKHISRGLTGLRLLNLSFCGGISDAGLLHLSHMGSLRSLNLRSCDNISDTGIMHLAMGSLRLSGLDVSFCDKVGDQSLAYIAQGLDGLKSLSLCSCHISDDGINRMVRQMHGLRTLNIGQCVRITDKGLELIAEHLSQLTGIDLYGCTRITKRGLERITQLPCLKVLNLGLWQMTDSEKVR; from the coding sequence ATGGAGACCCACATCTCGTGCCTGTTCCCGGAGCTGCTGGCCATGATCTTCGGCTACTTGGACGTCCGAGACAAGGGTCGCGCGGCGCAGGTGTGCACGGCCTGGCGGGACGCCGCCTACCACAAGTCGGTGTGGCGGGGCGTGGAGGCCAAGCTGCACCTGCGCCGGGCGAACCCGTCGCTGTTCCCCAGCCTGCAGGCTCGGGGCATCCGCCGCGTGCAGATCCTCAGCCTCCGCCGCAGCCTCAGCTACGTGATCCAGGGCATGGCGAACATCGAGAGCCTCAACCTCAGCGGCTGCTACAACCTCACCGACAACGGCCTGGGCCACGCGTTCGTGCAGGAGATCGGCTCGCTGCGCGCTCTCAACTTGAGCCTCTGCAAGCAGATCACCGACAGCAGCCTGGGCCGCATAGCCCAGTACCTCAAGGGCCTGGAGGTGCTGGAGCTGGGAGGCTGCAGCAACATCACCAACACCGGCCTTCTGCTCATCGCCTGGGGGCTGCAGCGCCTCAAGAGCCTTAACCTCCGCAGCTGCCGCCACCTCTCCGACGTGGGCATCGGGCACCTGGCGGGCATGACGCGCAGCGCTGCCGAGGGCTGCCTGGGCCTGGAGCAGCTCACTCTGCAGGACTGCCAGAAACTCACGGATCTTTCTCTGAAGCACATCTCGCGAGGGCTGACGGGCCTCAGGCTCCTCAACCTCAGCTTCTGTGGCGGCATCTCGGACGCGGGCCTTCTGCACCTGTCGCACATGGGCAGCCTGCGCAGCCTTAACCTGCGCTCCTGCGACAACATCAGCGACACGGGCATCATGCATTTGGCCATGGGCAGCCTGCGCCTCTCCGGTCTGGATGTGTCATTCTGTGACAAGGTGGGAGATCAGAGTCTGGCTTACATAGCCCAGGGACTGGACGGCCTCAAGTCCCTCTCCCTTTGCTCTTGCCATATCAGTGACGATGGCATCAACCGCATGGTGCGGCAGATGCACGGGCTGCGCACGCTCAACATTGGACAGTGTGTGCGCATCACGGACAAGGGACTGGAGCTGATCGCTGAGCACCTGAGCCAGCTCACGGGCATAGACCTGTACGGCTGCACTAGGATCACCAAGCGCGGCCTGGAGCGCATCACGCAGCTGCCCTGCCTCAAGGTACTTAACCTGGGACTTTGGCAGATGACGGACAGTGAAAAGGTCAGGTGA